In Sphingomonas sp. R1, a single genomic region encodes these proteins:
- a CDS encoding S9 family peptidase has translation MRLIACCLLASLSASTALAQQRPTLTEADYTRAMHQLGPWTAPLVDHAVRTAHWIDARHFWYVDTDHGVPTIMLGDATKGTKTPAFDRTALLASLNAAGLKERDAAKLAVQGFEPDLAKNTAILTVAGKRYECALVQPYGCKEAAAPNGGQVAGYLAQRGPAGAVLSPDGKRAAFVRDWNLWVRDVRTGAERQLTTDGVKDFGYATDNAGWKHSDQAIVIWSPDSKKLATFQQDQRAVADFSITTTQVGHSRVETWKYPFVGDKEIIQIQRVIVDADTAQVLRLKMPADPHRSSLCDDVVCGAGAQDMQWAKDGKTLAFVSTSRDHKVETVRIADATSGAVRDLFTETVPTWFDSGYNDEEINWRYLSERGEILWWSQRDDWGHYYLYSAATGKLIRQVTQGQWNVDHAVHIDERTGKMLVAAVGRETGADPYYRSIYAIDLKGGKPRLLTPEKQDHIAIPSSDGRYFVDIYSTPQEPQTAVLRRADGVVVAPLAKGDATRLRAGGWQPPESIAVTCSDGKTLCHGLLFKPAALDPQRKYPVIDYIYPGPFMGTIASRQFSPAMGDAGALTQLGFAVVEIDGMGTPRRSKTFQDFYYRDMGKQAVPDQVTGIRDLAARNPWMDLSRVGIWGHSGGGNATAAAMFLYPDFFKVGIAESGNHDNRNYEDDFYEKYLGLLERTGDKTNYDLQANQDIAKNLKGKLMLAHGMLDDNVPVSATLLVVDALQKANKDFDLVLFPRAHHGYGDQSNYMMRRRWDYFVENLLGAAPPREFRIGRPGAGN, from the coding sequence ATGCGCCTGATCGCCTGCTGCCTCTTGGCTTCCCTGTCCGCCAGCACGGCGCTGGCGCAACAACGGCCGACGCTGACGGAGGCAGACTATACCCGCGCCATGCACCAGCTGGGTCCGTGGACGGCGCCCCTGGTCGATCACGCCGTGCGCACGGCGCACTGGATCGACGCGCGGCACTTCTGGTACGTCGACACCGATCACGGGGTGCCGACGATCATGCTCGGCGATGCAACCAAGGGGACGAAGACCCCCGCCTTCGACAGGACCGCGCTGCTGGCGTCGCTCAACGCCGCCGGACTGAAAGAGCGCGACGCAGCCAAGCTCGCCGTCCAGGGCTTCGAACCCGATCTCGCCAAGAACACCGCGATCCTGACGGTCGCCGGCAAGCGCTATGAATGCGCCCTGGTCCAGCCTTATGGCTGCAAGGAAGCCGCGGCGCCGAACGGCGGCCAGGTTGCAGGCTATCTTGCCCAGCGAGGCCCGGCGGGCGCCGTCCTCTCACCCGACGGCAAGCGTGCGGCCTTTGTGCGCGACTGGAACCTCTGGGTCCGCGACGTCCGCACCGGCGCGGAGCGGCAGCTGACCACGGACGGCGTGAAGGATTTCGGCTACGCGACGGACAATGCGGGCTGGAAGCATTCCGACCAGGCAATCGTCATCTGGTCGCCGGACTCCAAGAAGCTGGCGACCTTCCAGCAGGATCAGCGCGCCGTGGCCGACTTCTCGATCACGACGACGCAGGTTGGCCATTCGCGCGTCGAGACCTGGAAATACCCGTTCGTCGGCGACAAGGAGATCATCCAGATCCAGCGTGTCATCGTCGACGCCGACACGGCGCAGGTCCTTCGCCTGAAGATGCCCGCGGATCCGCATCGCTCGTCGCTGTGCGACGATGTCGTGTGCGGTGCAGGGGCGCAGGACATGCAATGGGCGAAGGACGGCAAGACGCTCGCCTTCGTCTCCACGTCGCGCGATCACAAGGTGGAGACGGTGCGCATCGCCGATGCCACCAGCGGCGCGGTGCGCGACCTGTTCACCGAGACCGTGCCGACCTGGTTCGACAGCGGGTACAATGACGAAGAGATCAACTGGCGCTATCTCTCGGAGCGCGGCGAGATCCTTTGGTGGTCGCAGCGCGACGACTGGGGCCATTATTATCTCTACAGCGCAGCCACGGGCAAGCTGATCCGACAGGTCACGCAGGGGCAGTGGAATGTCGACCATGCGGTCCATATCGACGAGCGCACGGGCAAGATGCTGGTCGCCGCCGTCGGGCGGGAGACGGGCGCGGATCCTTATTATCGCAGCATCTACGCGATCGACCTGAAGGGCGGCAAACCCAGGCTGCTGACCCCCGAGAAGCAGGACCATATCGCGATCCCGTCGAGCGACGGGCGCTATTTCGTCGACATCTACTCGACGCCGCAGGAACCCCAGACCGCCGTGCTGCGCCGCGCCGACGGCGTAGTCGTCGCGCCGCTGGCGAAGGGCGACGCGACGCGGCTGCGGGCAGGCGGTTGGCAGCCGCCGGAGAGCATCGCCGTCACGTGCAGCGACGGCAAGACGCTGTGCCACGGCCTGCTGTTCAAGCCGGCGGCGCTCGATCCGCAGCGCAAATATCCGGTCATCGACTATATTTACCCGGGCCCGTTCATGGGGACGATCGCCTCGCGGCAATTCTCGCCGGCGATGGGGGACGCAGGCGCGCTGACGCAGCTGGGCTTTGCGGTTGTCGAGATCGACGGGATGGGCACGCCGCGTCGTTCGAAGACCTTCCAGGACTTCTATTACCGCGACATGGGCAAGCAGGCCGTTCCCGATCAGGTCACCGGCATCCGGGATCTTGCCGCGCGGAACCCGTGGATGGACCTAAGCCGGGTCGGCATCTGGGGCCATTCGGGCGGCGGCAATGCGACGGCGGCGGCGATGTTCCTCTATCCCGACTTCTTCAAGGTCGGGATCGCCGAAAGCGGCAATCACGACAATCGCAACTATGAGGACGATTTCTACGAGAAGTATCTCGGCCTTCTGGAGCGTACCGGCGACAAGACGAACTATGACCTGCAGGCCAATCAGGACATCGCCAAGAACCTGAAGGGCAAGCTGATGCTGGCGCACGGCATGCTCGACGACAACGTGCCCGTTTCCGCAACGCTGCTGGTGGTGGATGCGCTGCAGAAGGCCAACAAGGACTTCGACCTCGTCCTCTTCCCGCGCGCGCACCACGGCTATGGCGACCAGTCCAATTACATGATGCGGCGTCGCTGGGACTATTTCGTCGAGAACCTGCTGGGCGCGGCGCCGCCCAGGGAATTCCGGATCGGGCGGCCCGGCGCCGGAAACTGA
- a CDS encoding sensor histidine kinase, which translates to MADDSRFSWRFWAATVLLAIAVGVGAGWLSGARTRQVLATTTATSAQLRAALLDSEIARFRLLPLALDDDRDVAAALAGSGAAPLNRKLESLARTTGAAAIYLIAPGGLTLASSNWRSPRSFVGSDYRFRRYFREASSRGEASQYALGTVSRHSGLYLARRTGSGGVIVVKLEFDAIEAAWRRAGGDTFVSDTTGLVLMSSNPHWRFAAARPIPPATLASLQREAALPADTTPVLLPAVDSDTVEALVPTAQPGWSLSLRRPVAEAVRVAQRTAGVAAMFAILALAALFWGLRQRATLMQRRTAELEAAVVERTAALRREIEERAAIETRAAELREGLRQANRLATLGQVTASVAHETAQPVAAIRTYAENSMILLDRAAIPQVRDNLEAIRRLSDRIGAVTAQLRGFSRRQPGDIRPLPLGEALDGALLILKEQLRPVRLVRPAISPSLRVLGGRVRLEQVFVNLLQNAAEALAGRTDPTIAITVATDAGAVRVRIGDNGPGIAPDIAARLFTPFATSRNNGLGLGLVIASDIMTDLGGGLRWLADEPGACFELELQRA; encoded by the coding sequence ATGGCCGATGATTCGCGTTTCAGCTGGCGCTTCTGGGCGGCCACGGTGCTGCTCGCCATCGCCGTCGGGGTGGGAGCGGGCTGGCTCAGCGGCGCGCGTACCCGACAGGTGCTCGCGACGACCACCGCGACCAGCGCGCAGCTGCGCGCGGCGCTGCTCGACAGCGAGATCGCGCGGTTTCGCCTGCTGCCCCTGGCACTGGACGATGATCGGGACGTGGCCGCTGCACTTGCGGGCAGTGGCGCAGCGCCGCTGAACCGCAAGCTGGAGTCGCTTGCGCGCACCACCGGTGCCGCAGCGATCTACCTGATCGCGCCCGGCGGCCTCACCCTTGCCTCCAGCAACTGGCGTTCGCCGCGCAGCTTCGTCGGCTCGGACTATCGCTTCCGTCGCTATTTCCGGGAGGCAAGCAGCCGCGGCGAGGCCAGCCAGTATGCGCTGGGCACGGTCAGCCGACATTCGGGTCTGTATCTGGCCAGGCGGACCGGCAGCGGCGGCGTGATCGTCGTGAAGCTGGAGTTCGACGCGATCGAGGCTGCATGGCGACGCGCAGGCGGCGATACCTTCGTCAGCGACACGACCGGCCTGGTGCTGATGTCCAGCAATCCGCACTGGCGCTTCGCCGCCGCGCGACCGATTCCGCCGGCCACCCTTGCCAGCCTCCAGCGCGAGGCAGCCCTCCCCGCGGACACAACCCCGGTATTGCTTCCCGCCGTGGACAGCGACACGGTCGAAGCCCTGGTCCCTACCGCCCAGCCCGGGTGGTCGCTGTCGCTGCGCCGGCCGGTGGCTGAGGCCGTCCGGGTCGCGCAGCGCACCGCTGGCGTCGCCGCGATGTTCGCCATTCTCGCGCTTGCCGCGCTGTTCTGGGGCCTGCGCCAGCGCGCGACCCTCATGCAACGGCGAACCGCGGAGCTCGAGGCCGCGGTAGTGGAACGCACCGCTGCGCTGCGTCGCGAGATCGAGGAGCGCGCTGCGATCGAGACCCGTGCCGCCGAATTGCGCGAAGGCCTGCGCCAGGCCAACCGCCTTGCCACGCTCGGGCAAGTGACCGCCAGCGTCGCGCACGAAACCGCCCAGCCGGTGGCGGCGATCCGGACCTATGCGGAGAACAGCATGATCCTGCTGGATCGCGCCGCGATCCCCCAGGTTCGCGACAATCTGGAGGCGATCCGCCGGCTGAGCGACCGGATCGGGGCCGTGACGGCACAATTGCGCGGTTTCTCGCGACGCCAGCCGGGCGACATCCGGCCGCTGCCGCTCGGCGAGGCGCTGGACGGCGCGCTGTTGATCCTGAAGGAGCAATTGCGCCCCGTCCGTCTGGTGCGACCGGCGATCTCCCCCTCGCTGCGGGTGCTGGGCGGACGCGTCCGGCTGGAACAGGTCTTCGTCAATCTGCTTCAGAACGCCGCCGAGGCGCTCGCCGGCCGCACGGATCCTACGATCGCGATCACCGTCGCGACCGATGCCGGAGCGGTACGGGTCCGCATCGGCGACAACGGCCCCGGGATCGCACCGGACATCGCCGCACGGCTCTTCACGCCCTTTGCGACCAGCCGCAACAACGGGCTCGGCCTGGGTCTGGTGATCGCCAGCGACATCATGACCGATCTCGGCGGCGGTCTGCGATGGCTTGCCGACGAACCCGGCGCCTGTTTCGAACTGGAGCTGCAGCGCGCATGA
- a CDS encoding ABC transporter permease → MLQHILLVAAREFRQIAMTRSFWFTLLILPAAFAFGPVFSRFLDKSDTETVMLVDQSGGTAGAALRQRILLDEQRATLDALARYVRRHDLQKAAPTALWAQPERWFSDADVARFAADGGAERARAAIARISREDAEGFKAPEPGYRIVEAPAAVARAAPDAIDTALEPVLRPGDKAQARPVDYVVLVPRDFGASPAVRLWANGVPRASFVAKLQTVLTQELRARYLAANGLSPQAAAAAGTIAPAIRVTTPPEGSGRERVVIRSILPLACAYILMMSLVLSGSWMLQGTVEERSNKLLETVLACVSPNELMYGKLVGTVAIGLSMIVTWAACGAFAAYATHGTIAELIRPALAPVSSPGSVAAILYFFTAGYVMVSMLFLVIGAMSDSMRDAQGYLTPVILVIMMPFTLLVQAVLRGAGGIGVEVLTWIPLYTPFTVLARLGSGIPTWEVLGSGVTLAAFIVLEVWLLGRVFRASLLAGGGRRSLGQIASLMRRADA, encoded by the coding sequence ATGCTCCAGCACATCCTGCTCGTTGCCGCCCGCGAGTTCCGCCAGATCGCGATGACCCGCAGCTTCTGGTTCACCCTGCTGATCCTGCCGGCCGCCTTTGCGTTCGGGCCGGTATTCTCGCGCTTCCTCGACAAGTCCGATACCGAGACGGTGATGCTGGTCGATCAGTCCGGCGGCACTGCGGGCGCCGCGCTGCGCCAGCGGATCCTGCTCGACGAACAGCGCGCGACCCTCGACGCGCTTGCCCGGTACGTCCGGCGACATGATCTGCAAAAGGCAGCGCCGACCGCGCTGTGGGCCCAGCCCGAACGCTGGTTCAGTGACGCCGATGTTGCCCGCTTCGCCGCCGACGGCGGCGCCGAACGCGCGCGGGCAGCGATCGCAAGGATTTCCAGAGAGGATGCGGAGGGCTTCAAGGCACCCGAACCCGGCTATCGGATCGTCGAGGCCCCGGCAGCGGTCGCACGGGCGGCGCCGGACGCGATCGACACGGCGCTCGAACCGGTGCTCCGCCCGGGCGACAAGGCCCAGGCCAGGCCGGTCGACTATGTCGTGCTGGTCCCCCGCGACTTCGGCGCCTCGCCGGCGGTGCGGCTCTGGGCCAACGGCGTACCGCGCGCGTCGTTCGTCGCCAAGCTGCAGACGGTGCTCACCCAGGAGCTGCGCGCCCGCTATCTCGCCGCCAATGGTCTGTCGCCCCAGGCCGCCGCTGCGGCCGGCACTATCGCCCCGGCCATCCGGGTAACGACGCCGCCGGAGGGCAGCGGTCGCGAACGGGTGGTGATCCGCTCGATCCTGCCCTTGGCCTGCGCCTATATCCTGATGATGTCGCTGGTGCTCTCGGGAAGCTGGATGCTGCAGGGCACGGTGGAGGAGCGCAGCAACAAGCTGCTGGAGACGGTGCTGGCCTGCGTCTCGCCCAACGAACTGATGTACGGCAAGCTGGTCGGCACCGTGGCGATCGGACTGTCGATGATCGTGACCTGGGCGGCATGCGGCGCCTTTGCCGCCTATGCCACGCATGGCACCATCGCCGAGCTGATCCGCCCGGCGCTGGCGCCCGTATCGTCGCCGGGCAGCGTGGCGGCGATCCTCTATTTCTTCACCGCCGGCTATGTGATGGTATCGATGCTGTTCCTGGTGATCGGCGCGATGAGCGACTCGATGCGCGACGCACAGGGGTATCTGACGCCGGTGATCCTGGTGATCATGATGCCGTTCACGCTGCTGGTGCAGGCAGTGCTGCGCGGCGCAGGCGGAATTGGCGTCGAGGTGCTGACCTGGATCCCGCTCTACACGCCCTTCACGGTGCTCGCCCGGCTCGGCAGCGGCATTCCCACCTGGGAGGTGCTGGGCTCCGGGGTGACGCTGGCGGCCTTCATCGTCCTCGAAGTCTGGCTGCTCGGACGCGTGTTCCGCGCCAGCCTGCTCGCGGGCGGGGGCAGGCGCAGTCTGGGGCAGATCGCGAGCCTGATGCGGCGCGCCGACGCCTGA
- a CDS encoding sigma-54-dependent transcriptional regulator: protein MNVTVALVDDDADFRAALTQALELAGHVVQPFVDAPSALARIDAGFPGVVVTDVRMPGMSGVDFFHRLRAIDTDLPVILMTGHGDVAMAVDAIKAGAWDFLPKPFPGEALEAALQRAGTARALALENRRLRAAAHESETALIGQSPAIRRLREMIPMLADTALDLVLEGATGTGKELFARLLHRAGRRSRHRFQLLDCATVPAAIVERELFGRGGIVARADRGTLFLDHLELAPAELHHRLAQFAEARTVATDQRDPDPVDIRIVAAIDDGAATGLPPGLYHRLAGISLRLPTLAEREEDIPLLFAHLAEQAADRHRRMLPALSEAAHAAARRAWPGNVRELERAAERFVLGLEAPSEPSAPDARTLTERLDAFERTLILDAIAVANGEINAAITALGLPRKTFYYRVKRLDIDLKKARGR, encoded by the coding sequence ATGAACGTCACGGTTGCCCTGGTCGACGACGACGCCGATTTTCGCGCGGCGCTCACCCAGGCGCTGGAGCTGGCCGGGCACGTCGTCCAGCCCTTCGTCGATGCGCCAAGCGCACTCGCACGGATCGACGCCGGCTTTCCGGGCGTGGTCGTCACCGACGTGCGCATGCCCGGCATGTCCGGCGTCGATTTCTTCCACCGCCTCCGCGCGATCGACACGGACCTGCCGGTGATCCTGATGACCGGGCATGGCGACGTCGCGATGGCGGTGGATGCGATCAAGGCCGGCGCGTGGGATTTCCTGCCCAAGCCCTTTCCCGGCGAAGCGCTGGAGGCTGCCCTGCAGCGGGCGGGCACCGCGCGGGCGCTGGCCCTGGAGAACCGGCGACTGCGCGCTGCGGCGCACGAATCGGAAACCGCGCTCATCGGCCAGTCGCCGGCCATCCGCCGCCTGCGCGAGATGATCCCGATGCTCGCCGATACCGCGCTGGATCTGGTGCTCGAAGGCGCCACCGGCACCGGCAAGGAGCTGTTCGCACGGCTGCTGCACCGCGCCGGTCGTCGTAGCCGCCACCGGTTCCAGCTGCTCGATTGCGCGACGGTGCCTGCCGCGATCGTCGAGCGGGAGCTGTTCGGCCGGGGCGGCATTGTCGCCCGGGCCGATCGCGGCACGCTGTTCCTCGACCATCTCGAACTCGCGCCGGCCGAATTGCACCACCGCCTCGCCCAGTTCGCCGAGGCGCGGACGGTGGCGACCGATCAACGTGATCCTGACCCCGTCGACATCCGCATCGTCGCCGCGATCGACGACGGCGCGGCCACGGGCCTGCCGCCGGGGCTCTATCATCGCCTCGCCGGCATCTCGCTGCGCCTGCCGACCCTGGCGGAACGCGAGGAGGACATTCCCCTGCTGTTTGCGCACCTGGCCGAACAGGCTGCGGACCGGCATCGCCGGATGCTCCCTGCGCTGTCCGAGGCGGCGCATGCGGCGGCGCGGCGCGCCTGGCCTGGCAATGTCCGCGAGCTGGAACGCGCCGCCGAACGCTTCGTGCTGGGCCTGGAGGCGCCATCGGAACCCTCCGCCCCGGATGCGCGAACGCTGACCGAACGGCTCGACGCGTTCGAGCGCACGCTGATTCTGGACGCCATCGCGGTGGCCAATGGCGAGATCAACGCAGCGATCACTGCGCTCGGGCTGCCGCGCAAGACCTTCTACTACCGCGTCAAGCGGCTGGACATCGATCTGAAAAAGGCGCGCGGGCGTTGA
- a CDS encoding alginate export family protein, translated as MQFLVRALGATPALVLALSASAQTADKASLYPAAAAGDGATTGGYNLSRWAEDWRTLCDPAKRVDPIDALKCVKLTPSGDVYVTFSGEARLRVNHTTNPNLRDSRAQRQDIVRLVGGADLHVGEHLRVYAEVAHGGIGGVELGAPAATLRNDVAVQQLFVEAKGRIADVDVGARYGRQEFVDGPNLLVSQRDNNTIRYTVNGLRAWARTGTMRIDAFDLKPTQYGDLGTEDDVIDPARRFSGVTLGFVVPKGWFGGSKLYVDPFFWRRRNKVGAWGGRVGPATRYYLGTHVFGEAGRVTIDWTVNHQWGQFRDQKIDAWHLLFAQNVRVGNGTGAPRLGFHADYASGGGGYGDGKLRNAYAPFGNNIYYSYGLFLTPSNLITVAPTFSVSPVPVLRLSGAVQRAWRANVHDAVYRASGAPFAGTQNVRDARIGDVLQLQAVWTLSPRLSLTGRYEHLAAGPSLTKAGYASADFLAGWLSFRF; from the coding sequence ATGCAGTTTCTGGTTCGCGCCCTTGGCGCCACCCCCGCGCTCGTCCTGGCGCTGTCGGCCTCCGCGCAGACTGCCGACAAGGCCAGCCTCTATCCCGCCGCTGCCGCCGGAGACGGCGCCACGACCGGCGGCTACAATCTGTCGCGGTGGGCGGAGGACTGGCGCACGCTCTGTGATCCCGCCAAGCGCGTCGATCCGATCGACGCCCTCAAATGCGTCAAGCTGACGCCGAGCGGCGACGTCTATGTCACCTTTTCGGGCGAGGCGCGGCTGCGCGTCAACCACACCACCAATCCCAATCTGCGCGACAGCCGCGCGCAGCGGCAGGATATCGTGCGCCTGGTCGGCGGAGCGGACCTGCACGTCGGCGAGCATCTGCGCGTCTACGCGGAGGTGGCGCATGGCGGTATCGGCGGGGTGGAGCTGGGCGCGCCGGCGGCGACGCTGCGCAACGATGTTGCCGTCCAGCAGCTGTTCGTCGAGGCCAAAGGCAGGATCGCCGACGTGGATGTCGGCGCGCGCTATGGGCGGCAGGAATTTGTCGACGGCCCCAATCTGCTGGTTTCGCAGCGCGACAACAACACGATCCGCTACACGGTGAATGGCCTGCGCGCCTGGGCGCGGACGGGGACGATGCGGATCGACGCCTTCGACCTCAAGCCGACGCAATATGGCGATCTCGGCACGGAAGACGACGTGATCGATCCCGCGCGGCGTTTCTCGGGCGTCACGCTCGGCTTTGTCGTGCCCAAAGGCTGGTTCGGCGGTTCGAAGCTCTATGTCGATCCCTTCTTCTGGCGCCGGCGCAACAAGGTGGGTGCCTGGGGCGGACGGGTCGGGCCCGCGACCCGCTATTATCTCGGCACCCATGTCTTCGGCGAGGCGGGGCGCGTGACGATCGACTGGACGGTCAACCATCAATGGGGACAGTTTCGCGACCAGAAGATCGACGCCTGGCACCTGCTCTTCGCCCAGAATGTGCGGGTCGGAAACGGCACGGGCGCGCCCCGCCTCGGCTTCCACGCCGATTATGCGAGCGGCGGCGGGGGCTATGGCGACGGCAAGCTCCGCAACGCCTATGCCCCGTTCGGAAACAATATCTACTACAGCTATGGGCTTTTCCTGACGCCGAGCAACCTGATCACCGTCGCGCCCACCTTCAGCGTCTCGCCGGTGCCGGTGCTGCGCCTGTCCGGCGCGGTGCAGCGGGCATGGCGTGCGAATGTGCATGACGCCGTGTACCGTGCCAGCGGGGCGCCCTTTGCCGGCACGCAGAATGTCCGCGACGCCCGCATCGGGGATGTGCTGCAACTCCAGGCGGTCTGGACGCTCTCGCCGCGCCTGTCGCTGACGGGACGGTATGAACATCTTGCGGCCGGACCATCCCTGACCAAAGCGGGGTACGCCAGTGCGGACTTTCTGGCAGGGTGGCTCAGCTTCCGCTTCTGA
- a CDS encoding ABC transporter ATP-binding protein has translation MEALRLQNVVKRFGDFTAVEDLSFSVAAGEVFGFLGGNGAGKTTSLRMVLDILRPDSGSISVLGRAPGRGNSAVLGFLPEERGLYRSMTALDTIVYFGRLKGMAAADARTQGKLLLERFGLADFAKTSVDKLSKGMAQKVQLATAVVNKPQLLLLDEPFSGLDPVNQGLLEDEIVHAAKGGAAVVFSTHVMQHAERLCDRLLLLARGRKLFEGTQEAARETLPVEIRLGAQRSPMGLPGVVDAQALGGDGPWQEWTVRLQPGHDPGDLLEHCTAQGVTLRRFEQRRASLHEVFLHIVGGEAR, from the coding sequence ATGGAAGCGTTGCGCCTGCAGAACGTGGTCAAGCGCTTCGGCGACTTCACGGCGGTGGAGGATCTGAGCTTTTCGGTGGCGGCTGGGGAGGTCTTCGGGTTCCTCGGCGGCAACGGTGCCGGCAAGACCACGTCGCTGCGCATGGTGCTCGACATCCTGCGACCCGATTCCGGCAGCATCTCGGTGCTCGGTCGCGCGCCGGGTCGCGGCAACAGCGCCGTGCTCGGCTTTCTACCCGAGGAGCGCGGCCTGTACCGGTCGATGACCGCCCTCGACACGATTGTCTATTTCGGGCGGCTGAAGGGCATGGCCGCAGCCGATGCCCGCACCCAGGGCAAGCTTCTGCTCGAGCGCTTCGGCCTGGCCGATTTCGCCAAGACCTCGGTCGACAAGCTTTCCAAGGGCATGGCGCAGAAGGTCCAGCTCGCGACCGCGGTGGTCAACAAGCCGCAGCTGTTGCTGCTGGACGAGCCGTTTTCCGGACTCGATCCGGTGAACCAGGGCCTGCTGGAGGACGAGATCGTCCACGCAGCCAAGGGCGGCGCCGCGGTCGTCTTCTCCACCCATGTCATGCAGCACGCGGAACGGCTCTGCGACAGGCTGCTGCTGCTGGCACGCGGGCGCAAACTGTTCGAGGGCACGCAGGAAGCGGCGCGCGAGACGCTGCCCGTCGAGATCCGCCTCGGCGCGCAGCGCTCGCCCATGGGATTGCCCGGCGTGGTCGACGCGCAGGCCCTTGGCGGCGATGGCCCGTGGCAGGAATGGACGGTGCGTCTGCAGCCGGGGCATGATCCCGGCGACCTGCTCGAACATTGCACGGCGCAGGGCGTCACGCTGCGCCGCTTCGAGCAGCGCCGCGCCAGCCTGCACGAGGTCTTTCTTCACATCGTCGGCGGGGAGGCACGCTAA
- a CDS encoding dicarboxylate/amino acid:cation symporter — MVPITLDSGPGTPPPPPAPRRWYGHLYVQVLIAIIAGVLIGHYAPATGEALKPLGDGFIKLVKMIIAPVIFLTIVTGIAGMRDLRAVGRVAAKAFAYFLCFSTLALIVGLVVGNLVQPGAGLNIDPATLNAGKVAEYTAKAHDSTITGFLLGIIPDTFLSAITEGNILQTLFVAILFGIGLALLGERSTRVVAALEDVSLAMFKVVAILMKAAPIGAFGAMAFTIGKYGVGTLANLAMLLGTFYLTSALFVVVVLGTVSALAGFSIFRLIAYLKTELLLVLGTSSSESALPALIDKMERAGCPKTIVGLVVPTGYSFNLDGTNIYMTLAALFIAQATGVHLSLEQQVLLLGVAMLSSKGAAGVTGAGFITLAATLSIVPSVPVAGMALILGVDRFMSECRSLTNFIGNAVATVVVSRWEGRLDHAALHAALNGAPADADPRGDALPVRTVPAE, encoded by the coding sequence ATGGTACCCATCACCCTCGACTCCGGCCCCGGAACGCCGCCGCCGCCGCCCGCGCCCCGGCGCTGGTACGGGCATCTGTATGTCCAGGTGCTGATCGCGATCATCGCCGGCGTGCTGATCGGCCATTATGCGCCGGCCACCGGTGAGGCGCTCAAGCCGCTGGGCGACGGGTTCATCAAGCTGGTGAAGATGATCATCGCCCCGGTGATCTTCCTGACGATCGTCACCGGCATCGCCGGGATGCGCGATCTGCGGGCGGTGGGGCGGGTCGCTGCCAAGGCGTTCGCCTATTTCCTGTGCTTCTCCACGCTGGCGCTGATCGTGGGCCTGGTGGTCGGCAATCTCGTGCAGCCGGGCGCAGGGCTGAACATCGATCCGGCGACGCTCAATGCCGGCAAGGTCGCGGAATACACCGCCAAGGCGCACGATTCGACGATCACCGGCTTCCTGCTGGGTATCATCCCCGACACCTTCCTCTCGGCGATCACCGAGGGCAACATTCTCCAGACGCTGTTCGTCGCGATCCTGTTCGGCATCGGCCTGGCATTGCTCGGCGAGCGCAGCACCCGCGTGGTGGCAGCGCTGGAGGACGTATCGCTGGCAATGTTCAAGGTTGTCGCGATCCTGATGAAGGCTGCCCCGATCGGCGCATTCGGCGCGATGGCCTTCACCATCGGCAAATACGGCGTCGGCACGCTGGCCAATCTCGCGATGCTGCTCGGCACCTTCTACCTCACCTCGGCGCTGTTCGTCGTCGTGGTGCTCGGCACGGTCTCGGCGCTGGCCGGTTTCTCGATCTTCCGCCTGATCGCCTATCTCAAGACCGAGCTGCTGCTGGTGCTCGGCACCTCCTCCTCCGAAAGCGCGCTGCCCGCGCTGATCGACAAGATGGAGCGTGCCGGTTGCCCCAAGACGATCGTCGGTCTCGTCGTCCCGACCGGCTACTCGTTCAATCTCGACGGCACCAACATCTACATGACGCTCGCGGCGCTGTTCATCGCCCAGGCAACCGGCGTGCACCTGTCGCTGGAGCAGCAGGTGCTGCTGCTCGGCGTGGCGATGCTGTCGTCCAAGGGGGCGGCGGGCGTCACCGGCGCAGGGTTCATCACGCTGGCGGCAACGCTGTCGATCGTGCCCAGCGTTCCGGTGGCCGGCATGGCGCTGATCCTGGGGGTCGATCGCTTCATGTCGGAGTGCCGCAGCCTCACCAATTTCATCGGCAATGCGGTGGCGACGGTGGTCGTATCGCGCTGGGAGGGGCGGCTGGATCATGCCGCGCTGCACGCCGCGCTGAACGGTGCCCCGGCCGACGCCGACCCGCGTGGGGACGCACTTCCCGTCCGCACCGTTCCGGCCGAATAA